The following coding sequences are from one Melanotaenia boesemani isolate fMelBoe1 chromosome 19, fMelBoe1.pri, whole genome shotgun sequence window:
- the tprn gene encoding taperin produces the protein MSGGGEVRVLCQESGQESPRMPAWKREILERRKAKGGGSGGTGTPETSPGGACSQRVNGELTGNVNGSGALRDNGATGGSGRNYTITTASQHFVNNKEPQPMSTERTTQREDDRHESLVLQESLGPLEENPFIKLEKERRRRQDRENAARPVQHILELYGSVPGIRTIRAENIIIIESDPDYFPDAGGVKTRAGWQQNGVDTYSSLNDLLDRRGSTVTEIRAKEVVIYDTTLSKSEENLSTLGRPDHEVSYESCEGQGRVSRILQKFDSNYGKLQKKSHSTENLLDLDSSASSRPRLWPKPQPELVPKPKPGLSVSSQPPSPVFQGTWSSKQKPQPAASELSSLQHHPGAPQSVSSFRLRFEESSVHGVAAIPRDEPDRGQTKLTREREWEVADAPPKPKVPCSPETRRARAESPLSPVSSKVFRSSPEFEIRPCPKPDLSQIPDGDTQARALANLRLQSRNSFTVIPKRRLPASSGSSSPIPPGPVKSSPSHRAPEVSTSGVPTSLAPTLTPTSTKREEDSLQEEKEVERVARPSKPEASPTAATSPASPPTPEPSSPAPALSSPPSTPSIPSTPPFSPVPSHSPSSSPFPSTPSPAPEQPTSDHLPVTNIDDIEVEPPKRVPFPSPMVQRKKGNTFTVVPKRRVEPDAQSSSPEPQQDTLSEAPPVSTPTLAPYSQLGTLLKKRYPAVEEIEVIGGYLTLEKSCLSKTGSTGKKISFNESSLHSTYEYPSESSVWDSGEEDEDEDEKLADEQPSMVGRIHIPRASFAGSPSHTNNDLSSYIPKHSVDFSTWQEQKHEDSVYQEEAASQQMTEDVMLTPADSSSLSDYSSEPALYF, from the exons ATGTCTGGCGGGGGAGAGGTACGCGTCCTTTGCCAAGAGTCCGGGCAAGAGAGCCCGAGGATGCCGGCCTGGAAGCGAGAAATCTTGGAGAGGAGGAAGGCGAAAGGCGGCGGTTCTGGAGGAACCGGTACTCCGGAGACCAGTCCCGGCGGTGCGTGCTCGCAACGGGTAAACGGCGAGCTAACGGGAAACGTGAACGGCAGTGGCGCTCTCAGAGATAACGGAGCGACCGGTGGGTCCGGGCGGAATTACACCATCACCACAGCCAGTCAACACTTCGTGAACAACAAAGAGCCACAACCGATGTCCACCGAGAGAACGACACAGAGGGAGGACGACCGACACGAGAGCTTGGTGCTGCAGGAAAGTCTGGGGCCGCTGGAGGAGAACCCGTTCATCAAGCTGGAGAAGGAGCGGAGGAGGCGGCAGGACAGAGAAAACGCCGCGCGCCCGGTTCAGCACATATTGGAGCTGTATGGCAGTGTCCCAGGTATACGGACTATCCGCGCGGAGAATATCATCATAATCGAATCGGATCCGGATTACTTTCCGGACGCCGGAGGAGTTAAAACCAGGGCCGGTTGGCAACAAAACGGTGTCGATACCTATAGCTCATTGAACGACCTCCTTGACCGGAGAGGTAGTACTGTAACTGAGATCAGAGCCAAGGAAGTGGTCATTTATGACACCACGTTAAGCAAGAGTGAAGAGAACTTGAGCACCTTGGGTCGCCCTGACCATGAAGTCTCATATGAGTCATGTGAGGGTCAAGGTAGGGTTAGTAGGATCCTGCAGAAGTTTGACAGCAACTATGGGAAGCTGCAGAAGAAATCCCACAGCACAGAAAATCTGCTGGATCTGGATAGTAGTGCCAGTAGCAGGCCAAGACTTTGGCCCAAGCCACAGCCAGAACTGGTGCCAAAACCCAAACCAGGCCTATCGGTCAGCAGCCAGCCACCATCACCAGTCTTCCAGGGTACTTGGTCTTCCAAACAAAAGCCACAGCCTGCTGCCTCTGAGCTGAGCAGCCTCCAGCATCATCCTGGTGCCCCACAGTCTGTGTCATCTTTCCGTCTGCGGTTTGAGGAAAGCAGCGTCCATGGAGTAGCTGCCATCCCCAGAGATGAGCCAGACAGAGGGCAAACCAAGCTcaccagagagagagagtgggaGGTGGCGGATGCACCCCCAAAACCTAAGGTGCCATGCTCTCCTGAGACCCGTCGTGCCCGTGCAGAGTCTCCACTGAGTCCCGTTTCGTCCAAGGTGTTTCGCTCCTCGCCTGAATTTGAGATCCGTCCCTGCCCGAAGCCAGACCTCTCCCAGATTCCTGATGGGGACACTCAGGCTCGGGCCCTGGCGAACCTTCGCCTGCAGTCCCGAAACTCCTTCACAGTGATCCCCAAGCGGCGTCTCCCTGCCTCATCTGGATCAAGCAGTCCAATACCACCTGGTCCTGTTAAGTCTTCCCCCTCACACAGAGCTCCAGAGGTGTCCACATCAGGAGTGCCAACCTCCCTCGCCCCAACGCTCACTCCAACGTCAACGAAGAGGGAAGAGGACAGTCTccaggaggagaaggaggtggAAAGGGTGGCAAGACCATCCAAGCCAGAAGCATCTCCTACAGCTGCCACAagtcctgcttctcctccaacCCCTGAACCCTCATCTCCAGCTCCAGCTCTCTCCTCACCCCCCTCTACTCCATCTATTCCATCCACACCCCCCTTTTCTCCTGTCCCGTCACACTCTCCTTCCTCATCCCCTTTCCCTTCTACCCCCTCCCCAGCTCCAGAGCAGCCCACTTCAGATCATCTGCCAGTAACAAACATAGACGACATTGAGGTGGAGCCCCCGAAGCGTGTCCCGTTTCCCAGCCCCATGGTTCAGAGGAAAAAGGGGAACACCTTCACTGTGGTGCCCAAACGTAGGGTGGAGCCTGATGCCCAGTCAAGCTCACCTGAGCCCCAGCAGGACACCTTGAGCGAGGCCCCGCCTGTCTCTACACCAACCCTGGCCCCATATTCTCAGCTAGGCACCCTGCTGAAGAAGCGCTACCCTGCTGTGGAGGAGATCGAAGTCATCGGAGGGTACCTGACCCTAGAAAAGTCCTGCCTCTCCAAGACTGGCTCCACAGGCAAAAAG ATCTCCTTCAACGAGTCGAGCCTGCACAGCACGTACGAGTACCCGTCGGAGAGCAGCGTGTGGGACAGCGGGGAGGAGGACGAGGACGAGGACGAGAAGCTGGCGGACGAACAGCCGAGCATGGTGGGACGCATCCACATCCCCCGAGCCAGTTTTGCCGGCTCGCCCTCGCACACCAACAACG ATCTTTCCAGCTACATCCCCAAGCACTCTGTAGACTTCAGCACTTGGCAGGAGCAGAAACATGAGGACAGTGTTTACCAGGAAGAAGCCGCCTCCCAGCAGATGACAGAGGACGTCATG CTCACGCCGGCCGACAGCTCCTCCCTGTCCGACTACAGCAGCGAGCCCGCTCTCTACTTCTGA
- the tmem203 gene encoding transmembrane protein 203, producing the protein MLFSLRELVQWLGFATFELFLHLLALLVFSMLVALRADLFTPKLSWWLVFVPLFAADGLSTYFTTIVSIRLYQENEKRLAVLRLLWVLTVLSLKLVCEVLLCQKLAEQEQARDLWFGLIVSPLFILLQLLMIRACRVN; encoded by the coding sequence ATGTTGTTCTCCTTGAGGGAACTGGTCCAGTGGCTGGGCTTTGCTACCTTTGAACTTTTTCTCCACCTGCTAGCTTTGTTGGTCTTCAGCATGCTGGTTGCTCTGCGGGCTGACCTGTTTACCCCAAAGTTGAGCTGGTGGCTGGTGTTTGTTCCACTGTTTGCTGCAGACGGCCTCAGCACCTACTTCACGACCATCGTGTCCATCCGACTTTACCAAGAGAACGAGAAGCGGCTGGCAGTGCTGCGACTCCTCTGGGTGCTGACGGTGCTCAGCCTGaagctggtgtgcgaggttcTGCTTTGCCAGAAGCTGGCAGAGCAGGAGCAAGCCAGAGACCTCTGGTTTGGTCTCATTGTTTCCCCACTCTTcatcctgctgcagctgctcatgATACGAGCGTGCCGGGTCAACTGA
- the alad gene encoding delta-aminolevulinic acid dehydratase, whose amino-acid sequence MQTPAESVIHSGYFHPTLRYWQTCAANLKPDNLIYPIFITDSPDAVEPIGSLPGQARYGVNKLEGMLQPLVQNGLKCVLIFGVPAKIAKDDRGSGADTDDTPAVLAVKKIRSLFPDLLVACDVCLCPYTSHGHCGILNDDGTLNNDASCLRLAEVALAYARAGCHIIAPSDMMDGRIRAIKQALLSNGLGNKVSVLSYSAKFASCYYGPFRDAAQSKPAFGDRRCYQLPPGARGLAIRAVERDVREGADMLMVKPGLPYLDVVREVKDKFPSHPLAVYNVSGEFAMMWHGAQAGAFDLRAAVMEAMTAFRRAGADIIITYYAPQLLTWLKE is encoded by the exons ATGCAGACCCCAGCAGAGTCCGTTATCCACAGCGGTTATTTCCACCCAACACTCAGATACTGGCAGACCTGTGCAGCCAATCTGAAACCAGACAATCTCATCTACCCAATCTTTATTAC AGACAGTCCAGATGCTGTGGAGCCTATTGGCAGCCTACCAGGACAGGCAAG ATATGGGGTGAACAAGCTGGAGGGGATGTTGCAGCCGCTTGTGCAGAATGGCTTGAAATGCGTGCTCATTTTTGGTGTCCCAGCAAAAATAGCAAAG GATGACAGGGGTTCTGGTGCCGACACGGACGACACGCCTGCTGTACTGGCAGTTAAAAAAATCCGATCTTTGTTCCCGGACCTGCTGGTGGCGTGCGACGTCTGTTTGTGCCCCTACACATCACATGGACATTGTG GTATCCTGAATGACGACGGCACTCTGAACAATGACGCTAGCTGTCTGCGCTTGGCAGAAGTAGCCCTGGCCTACGCACGGGCTG gttgtcaCATCATCGCCCCCTCCGACATGATGGATGGAAGAATCAGAGCCATAAAACAAGCGCTGCTGTCAAATGGTTTAGGAAACAAG GTTTCTGTGCTAAGCTACAGCGCAAAGTTTGCCTCATGTTATTATGGTCCTTTCAG GGATGCTGCACAGTCGAAGCCTGCATTCGGAGACAGGCGCTGTTATCAGCTGCCTCCTGGTGCAAGAGGACTGGCCATTCGTGCCGTT GAGAGGGATGTGAGAGAGGGAGCAGACATGCTGATGGTGAAACCAGGTCTGCCATATCTGGACGTTGTGAGGGAAGTGAAAGACAAG TTCCCCTCTCACCCCCTGGCTGTGTACAACGTGTCAGGAGAGTTTGCCATGATGTGGCACGGAGCGCAGGCCGGAGCATTCGACCTGAGGGCCGCGGTGATGGAGGCCATGACGGCCTTCCGCCGGGCAG gtgctgacatcatcatcacctaCTATGCACCCCAACTGCTCACCTGGCTGAAGGAGTAA